Genomic segment of Pseudorca crassidens isolate mPseCra1 chromosome 10, mPseCra1.hap1, whole genome shotgun sequence:
tctaatttatttatttttatttgtttatttattttattttttggccgtgctgtgcagcttgtgagatcttagttccccgaccagggatcgaacccagggcccgggcagtgagagcaccatgtcctaaccactggaccgccagcaaGTCCCGATGGTGGGCCTTTTTCACCTTTGAATTCCTCAGCACTTAACGGTGTGCCTGGAACATGGTAGACAATTAATACCTGTGAGTTGAATTATGAACTAAGTCGCCTCTTTCTGCCCACTCTTCTCTCCACAGGACCGTCTCAGGAGTCGGCTGGAAGCCCTGAGAATGGAGAGAGATGACATTGAAGACATGAAGAGCCGGGAAGACCGGAAGCTCCAAGTGCTCCTGGTAAAGGCCACATTATTGGCCACCTTCTCCtttgggggttttctttttttttcttttctttttaattaattttcaactGTTTGATTTCTAGTTGGTTGTTTTCCAAATatgctttttcagttttctttttttttttctctttcaaattaattatttttcctattattcCCATTgtctttaaacttttttaaacatatttctaaTATCTGAAGTTTAGGTGATGTTTAATTTCTTCTGACCCTTCATCCTGTTAGCTTATTTTCTTGTGAGCTTTCCTTGCGGTTCTCACATTTGGGGATCCCACATCTGGGATGTCTCCAGTCAgcacctttctttctttgttccaaGCGGGCAGGGTGGATGGTCCAAACAGCAGTGAGGGCCATGTGAGCAGCCAGTATCTGGAAGGAACACTGGCTTCTCAGTTTGATCACTCCTCTGGATCCTTCTCTTGTTTACTTCTGGTCCTAGGAAGTTCCCAAATTTTCCCATCAGCTCTGTTGGACGTTTTAAGGATTCCTGTAACTTTTGAGAGTTTTTAGTTGTCTGCATTAAATAACTTTTgggaatatatataattttgttctAAAACATCAAAAATCCACCTAGCATCCATGAGTAAAATATTTCACACGGACATTTGTGACAGAACAGTGTCTTGTAAGAAATCCCGATTTTCTTCATTTAGAACACCACTCCCCCCCATATATCATATGATAACGTCGTTATTTGTAGAGTGTGACTGTTTTCTTAATCCTTGAAAGTGTTTTTACGTTTTGCACAAATTTCTGAAGTGATAATCCTCCACTCTAATGAATACCACATGTACACGGCCAGGAttactgcttttctttcctttcttgtaagGGTGCATTTCTCTCCCCCAACTCcagttttattaaggtataattgagaaataaaaatgcatatgcTTAAGGTGTGCAACATGATGTtttcacatatgtatacattgtttCCTGTAACATGAAGGTAGTTTTGGTAGAATTAGGTGAATTTAGTCTTTTGTCTCTAGTTTCAATGCTTCCTGCTTAGCACTTCTTTGACTCTGTAAAAGTAATCTCAGTTTGGATTTTCTGTCTAATGCAGTAGCTATTTAAAATGATCCTAAGTTCAATTTTCATACAGCTAGGTAGTATTTATTGGTTATACATTCActgatggtttttaaaattattattcccaGTGCTGAGAAAATATGACCTGTAGGATTTCATAAAGTTAATGGCACATTTTTTAGGCCTAAAACCTTGCAATGTTAAATAATGTTTTCTGAAATATTAAgtgttaaataatattatttgaaaataataatttaataacttaattattatttgaaaataataattttcaaatagtATTTGAAAATTATGTCCATACTCCGTTTAGTGCTCAAAAATGCATTTCATAAGTCTACCTGTGTAGTCAAACTTCAGAATAAAGTTATTTGacactttatttgtttttaaaattcactttatttaaacaaaaacaatttatccatttctcccaCTTGGAAATACCCATCTAGGGGTTTTCTTAACAGACTCTGGGGAAGCCTGTTGTCTAGTATCCGTTGCCGAGCTGGGAAGAACGGGCTGACTGTTCTTATTCACCTCCCTGCCTCGGCAGAAGGGCATTTGGGGTCAAGGTTATGGAATCCCAGAACATGAGAGCGGGAAGTGGTTCTGACATCTTCTAATCCCGGATCCGTCTTGCCAGCCATTATTTTTCAGAGCAGAAAATTGATGTCCAGAAAAGTGCTGCTCCCAAGGTCAGACGGCAAAGCCGTCTCATAATGAAATGGCTAGAACCTGGGTCTCTTGACCCTTAGTCCATTGCTCTTCCCATTACAGTCTGTCCGCCTGAAAGCATTGCCTTCAGATAGGAAGCTTGGGGCCAGAAAGTGTATATCAGTGTCTGCATTCCAGTACTGACCACAAGGCTGACCCCGAGGACAGTAGGTTGATGGTGAGGCAATATCTGCCTCCCGCCCATCTCTTCTCTCGTGCTACAAAATTTTCTGGGAGGAAATCCACAGTGTGGGAATTTCTGGTCCCTTGACCaaggagacagagtttggggACAGGAAGATGTCTCCAGCATCCCTCATCTCCCATCAAAATACaccctgtagggcttccctggtggcgcagtggttcagagtccacctgccaatgcaggggacacaggttcgtgcctaggtccgggaggatcccacatgccacggagcggctgggcccgtgagccatggccgctgagcctgtgcgtccggagcctgtgctccgcaatgggagaggccacaacagtgagaggcccgcgtaccgcaaaaaaaaaaaaaaaaatacgccCTGTAGATGGCGACCTCGGTGGCTAAGAACAATGCCACACCATGCTCTAATCACAGCTTCCTTTCGCTTCGATTGCTCTCTAAGAGATCATCTCCACCTGACTCTAGGGATGGTATGGGAGGGTTAGGATGGTATTGCAGATGTGGAAGGATGTTTGAAAAGTTCAACATGGCTCTGAGAGTATAATGTGCATTATTATTAGAATCTCTAGGTGAGACAAGAGCATCACCCTCATCGTTGGTAAGTTTATCGTGACACCTACCTCCTTGTACCACAGTATTATTTGGGAGAATGAATCTTGGAACTAGTTACTCCTTATCCCTTTTAATCAAGTTCATAGATGATCCTCTGGGAACCCAGCCCTGTGAGCTTCTCCCTAACCAGGCCTGTCTTTCTACCCCTCGTAGACTCAGATTGAAAGCAAGAAGCAGCAGGTGGAAGTGGCTTTTGAGAGGTTGCAGCAGGAGCTGGGGGAATATCAGCATCTCCTGCTGGCCAGGCTGACGGAGCTGGAGCAGCAGATCTGGAAGGAGAGGGACGAGTATATCTCGAAGCTCTCTGAGGAAGTCGCCCGGCTTGGAGCCCAGGTCAAAGAGCTGGAGGAGAAGTGTCAGCAACCAGCAAGTGAGCTTCTACAAGTGAGAGACAGCCCACCAGCTcatgggaaaggagagggagtCCACAGGAAGGGGACACCATACTGGGGGCTGGAAGATGCTGGAGAAagacaggaaagggaaggggagattACTTCTAATGAGAGGGACTGATGGTTATTGGGTTCCTTCGGCCCAGAGAGGTTACGGAGATGTAGTCCCAAAAAGGTTGGATGACTTTCCCATGTCACGCACCATGGTCATGCCAAGGGCTTTGGAGTGAACTTTGTAGTCAAGGGCTTGAGCGTCAGCTCATCTAGCTGCGTGACATTGGCAAATCTTGTAACCTCTCTAAACATGGGGATAATCATAGCACCtccttcatagggttgttgcaaAGACCGTGAAAAAACAAATTCATGCAAAATGTTTAGCGTAGTCTCTGCTTCACTGAAAGGACTCAGTAAACAGTGCCTGTTGTGATTATCATTATATTATCCTGTTTCACATCAGGTCTGGCTGATAACTGAAGGCCTGGTCCCTGCTAACCACCATCTCCTAATTGTTGGAGGCACAACACACTCCTAGGATGAGGCTGAGACAGAGAAAGCAGCTCAAATGAACTGACAACACAGTCCCACATTAGTACGGAAGCATGATGTAAATGAACAGTCTGATGAGTAGGTAATTAGAAAGATCACCTCTCTGGAGGAGGAGAGTTTTGAGCTGATATGCTAAGGAAGAAAGGATGTACAGAATCCCTGATGGGGAGGATGTATGGAAACTaagtgtatctttttcttttgtaggaTGTCAGAGTCAACCAGAGCAGGTAGGGCCCACTGCCCAGTCCCACCTGCTTTACACTTGACCTTGAGACCGAAGGGGGAGGGGCACTCActgactccccccaccccgcccccacagGTGGCTactcagaaaagcaaaagcactCCGACAGATACACTCTCTCATCCACTCATACATAAACAGCCCCAATTTACTAAGGTTTGTATTCTAAGGTTCCTTTTAAAACTGATTGTTTGGTATTGGGGACGTACTTTTTTCCCTGAGAAgtgaagttaaaaataataattacgtTAGGCTGATCCaggaacattttatttaatccctGAAATTATTAGAGCTTAAGTCAGTATTTAACACCGTTTAAAATGTcagtctaaaaaaataataaataaaaaaatagccTAGGGGAAATATTTTGTATAGAATATGATAAGCACAAAACTTGGGAAGACCAGTCTGTTCTTTCAATCATTTTTCCCACTCAACTTTCCAATTTCTTCAAAATTTCAAATGCTACAATAAAAGGACAGCAACCAGCAGCTGAGAGGCATTACTAATAGCAGGGCTCCGTTCCTTTCTAAGCATCAGCAGTCTGCCGTGGGCTGAGCAGAGACACAGCAGCTAGGGAAGACTTCTCATATACTGTGTGCGCATGTATGTGTAGGGGGGCTGAACTCAGCTGTCCATGAATCAGGAAGTTCTCTAAACATACTCTCAAAGAGTGTCAGAGATTTAGATCTAGAAGGGCCTTCAAGGTCTTCTGGTCGGGTGAAGAAACTAAAACCTAGAGGCGAAGTgcttgctccaggtcacacagagACTGACAAGCAAAGACTGAGCTGGAACCAGAATTGAGGGCTTTTTCACTGCAGTATAGGATTTCTTTCATCTCCTTTTTTCATCCCTGCACAATCTCTTTCCCTTTGTACTGAACAGCACAACAAATTAGAAAGACTGTGTAAGGCTGTTTTTCAAATGGTACTGTACCGCCCTCTAGAGGCTAATGATCTCTTCCCTTTTGGTCCCCACAGGTCCATTCTCTTAAAGCACCTACCTCTAATTCTTGAGGAGTGGTTACCATGTGTTCCTCTTAGGTCTAGCTGAAATGCTCTTGCTTTAGTAGCTACACATGTCCAGCAAAGATAAAGGGATGATACTCAATCTAATTATTCACCACAGATGCCAACATTCTTTAGTCTGATTTTAGCCTCATTGGGTCTGGATGACCCAAACATTATTTTTGGAATTAGAACCTAACTGGTTACCAATTTGTCTGCAGGTATGAGATGAAGACTTTTGTGAGTCCAGAGGCCATTTCTCCTGACCTTGTCGAAAAGATCCGCGATCTCCACAGGAAAATACTCACCCTCCCAGAGATGATGAGGGCGTTCTCAGGTAAACAGGAAGGGGCAGCAGCTCTCCCCATTACCATCAGTTGCCCATCTGCCTTCCATCCAGCTCCATCTTTCCCCACCTTCCAAACCTGGCTCAAGACATCTTCCATCTCTTAGGCCCTCCTTTAGTGATccccctctgcccagggagaCCATTCCCTCGAGCATCTCCTCTCCCCAAGGACGGGCACTGCACTGAGAGGCAGGAAGGTGAGGACTACATCTCTTTCATAGCAGAAGCCGAGCCTTCTTCTGTCCCTGATGTCACATTGTTCCCAGACCACACCACCCTTTTGGGTGCCTATAAGAAATAATAAGTCACAGATCTTTCTATTTTTGCTTCCCTCAGAAAACTTGGTGCATCATCTGGAAACAGATACAGGTAAACACTTGGGGGCTTCGGGAGCCATTCTTTCCTTTATCCGTTTGTGAATTCATCCTTTCAATCCAAGGCAGCAAACAGAGCAATTAAAGATATGAACTCTGGAGCCCGATTGCTTGGGTTCTCTTTGCTCGTTATGAGACACTAACAAGTCATTAAGCCCCTTTGtcccagtttctttatctataaaatagaaaatataatagtACCACCCCACAAGTAGCTGAAGATAAATGAATTCATGTATGCAAAAAGCTTAGTATgaaacctggcacatagtaattaaTATTAGTTACTTGTATAgatattatttattcaaaaatatttatcaagtgcttgtttttttttgtccagCATTGTGCTGGACTCTTTATTGACTTTGACAAATactgaacaatttttaaaatagcatttactTTTAAATTGGTGCTTAATTTAGAAACTATTCCCAAAACATCATCTCATTCTGCTTCTCAAATTAATGTGCAGAAAactcacctggggatcttgttaaaatgtggaTTCTGATTCACTAGGCCTGGAATGgggcccaagattctgcatttctaacaagctcccagcaACAGCGGATGCCCCTGGTCCATGGACCTCACTTTGAGAAGCAAAGCCTTATAGCACAGCACCACTTGCGGGTCAGGTAGAGCTGTCATCTTCTGCCTCCTGGAACAAAAGGGGGAACTGAGGTTCTGAGGAGCCGGGACAATGGCAGGCTGCACAAGGCCGGTGCTCCTTCTGCCTCGCACTCACAGCACACGTGCTCTAGGGGCATTTTTTGTGCTGCCAGCTCTGTTGATGGccacaccttcctcccaacaggGGTTGTCACTCTGGACCCTCAGACCGCCAGCCAGAGCCTGGTCCTCTCCGAGGACAGGAAGTCTGTGAAGTACACCCGGCGGAAGCAGAACCTGCCCGACAGCCGCCTGCCCTTCGAGGGTCTCCCGGTGGTGCTGGGCTCCCCCAGCTTCTCGTCGGGGCGCCACCGCTGGCAGGTGGAGGTGCAGCTGGGGGACGGCGGCGGCTGCACGGTGGGGGTGGtcggggaggaggggatggggaaagggaagCAGGGTCTGAGCGCCGAGGAGGGCGTCTGGGCGGTGATcctctcccaccagcagtgctggGCCAGCACCTCGCCGGGCACCGACCTGCCGCTGAGCGAGATCCCGCGCCTCGTGGGCGTCTCCCTGGACTACGAGGCGGGGCACTTGGCCCTGCTCAACGCCGAGACCCAGGAGCCCATCTTCACCTTCACCGCCTCCTTCTCCGGCAAAGTCTATCCTTTCTTCGCTGTCTGGAAAAAAGGTTCTTGCCTTACTTTGAAAGGCTGAGGCTCAGCCTCCGAAGTGCGGTGCAGCGCCCGGGGATCCAGCTCCAACCCCTGGGCGAGTCGTCGTGCCCAAGACTGCGGGAGGACACAGGATCTCCGTCCCTGTGGCTTTGTAATTCTTTCACTTTATTTATCTTATGTCCTTCAACTCCCTGACGTTCCTGGTCCCCTCTGCTGACGCTCCCGCCTTCTGTGCGCCTCCGAGTGGAGAACCAGAGGCAGGCGAGGCTGTGCCCAGGACACCAGCAAAGCTGGGGAGCCAGTAggtttttaagaggaaaaaaatctaaaaactgtTTAAAGCTTCAGAATAACCGTCATGGGAAAAAGCAGAATTTTGTGGCGTTTGCACTAATTTTTTCAGTTGCCTGTTTTTATTGGGGCTTACACATGGAGGTACTTCCACCTTTACAGACCTTAGGGCCTCTTCATCCAGCCCTGGGTGCACCCAGGTCACCTTCCTTTCCGCTCGTTTCTCTTTCTCACAGAGAATGTCCTAATTAAGTGTGCCACCCACCCAGACTCCTGCGTTTCATGTGTCTAATCAGTGCTGATGGGGCTGAAGGAAAGGTTTAAAGCCAGTGGAATCTCTGTGACCCAGACACATCCTGCCGGTTCTTTTACTCAGGACTTGCCTGAGGGCAGTCTAGCCAGATCCCGTTCTTCAATAAAACGAGGCTTGTGTTCAGTTCTTAACTAacctcttaaatatttattattgttactgttgttactattattgGACGCAGAAACTAACCACACATTAAAATACCTTCACAAAGTATGAATCTCTGTAATGATGATTCTCACACCACCTCCACCCTTTCTGATTCTAGCTCTCTTTCAAGTTTAACACTTAcattcccaccctcccaccccaagcTCCGAAAAAATCTACATTCATCCCCAGTCAGGTTCCCTCTAGTATAGATCTACCGGCACGATTACCTTTTGTGTAGTATGAGCCCTGCTCCTGAAGTGTGGGGTCAGATGGCTTAAAGATACTCTAAGCGCAGGTACCATATGTGAATTTCGTTACAAAATTGTAATACGAATCACTGGGATGTGAATAATTACCCCTAATTTAACTGAGCAAATAGAAGTCCTTGATACAAATGAAGCCAGAGGTATTAGGGTTTCTTCTGTCACCTTGTGTGACAGGCAGGACCATGCTGTGTTTAacccagaaaaaaatcaaattgtttgGTAGTCCaacctagtagtagtagtaacagtAGCAGTATTGCCTaatgtttattataaaagtagTATATACTGTACTCCTGGTTTTAAAAAGATTCAAACGTTTTCAAAGAGTTAAAAGTCCCTCTCTCCAATTCACGTACTCTTATCACATCTTGTAGGCAACCACTggtaaaacatttttgtttatcctGCCAGTTTTGTAGACAAGTGtatttagctttcttttttttaacagatatGAGATTATACCATAAATACTCTTCGCAATCCTCCCCCTCAAAGAAGAACGATATGCAGCACATGCCTCATTGTAACACTTGTCAAACATTACCCAAGtcaaaagttatttttcaaaaatacacatcTTCCTTTGAACCTTTTAACAAACCTGTGAAATACAGAGGACTTActttgtttttctcgttctgtGGTTGAGAAAACTGGCACAAGTTAAAGGAACTTGTCTGACAGGTTTCCCAGCTGGTCTTTGTAATCTTCAGGAAGTGGAATCCAGAGGTCCTGGTCCTCAGTGCCTCAGTCCAGTGACCTTACGAAGAAGCTCAGACTTTCCAAACAGACAGGTCATATGGggctttgtttcattttctctgccctgaGCTAGTGTTTTTGTCAGACAAGACTTTTTGGTTGagtatgaaagagaaaaaacaaatgaacgacTTACGCTGTATCTCCAAGCCTCTAGTACTTCTCATTTTAGGGTGGTCCAGGAAACAGGGGCGTGGATATGCACGTTTAGAGGCTCTGGGCCAAAATAAAATTGCCCtgtataaataaaagagaatttagAAGCCTGAGGGGAAGGTTTAGGAGTAGCCAAGACCCGAGAATGAGGACTGAGAGCTGCCTGGAGGAAAATAATCCATTTGGTGGCCCCCCTGGAGAGTCTGAGGATATCTGTGTTGCAGTGTTTGTGCTGTAAATCCGTCCTTGTATCTCCTCTACAGGTTCCTCAGCACAATCTCCGTTGATCTCAATACTTCTGTTAGCACTGCTGTTTTCTGGGAACGTGAGAGTGATGTGTTCTGTCCACTACTGGGCAGGAGGCAAAAAGagatcccacatcttctttatccactcctctgttggtggacatttaggttgcttccatgtcctggctattgtaaatagtgctgcaatgaacattagggtgtgtgtatatttttgaattatgcttttgaattgtgttttctctgggtatatgcccaggagtgggattgctgggtcatacggtagtcctatttttagtttcttagggaacctccatactgttctccatagtggctgtatcaatttacgttcccaccaacagtataagagggttcccttttctccacaccctctccagcatttactgtctgtagatttttttttttaattttatttatttatttttggctgtgttgggtcttcatttttgtgcgtgggctttctctagttgcggcgagcgggggccactcttcatcgcggtgtgcgggcctctcactgtcgcagcctctcttgctgcggagcacaggttccagatgcgcaggctcagtagttgtggctcacgggcctagttgctccgcggcatgtgggatcttcccagaccagggctcgaacccgtgtcccctgcattggcaggcagattctcaaccactacaccaccagggaagccctactgtctgtagattttttgatgatggtcattctgaagatgtggtacatatatacaatggaatattacttggccataaaaaggaatgaaattgtatCATTTGCAGAGACCtagagatggacctagagactgtcatacagagagaggttaagtcaggaagagaaaaacaaatatcatatattaacgcatatatgtggaatctagaaaaatggtaaagatgatcttatttgcaaagcagaaataaagacatagatgtagagaacaaatgtatggataccaagggggaaaggggtgtgtgtgtatggggggggatgaattgggagattgggatgaaaaaaaatgacagagagggcttccctggtagcgcagtggttgagagtccgcctgccgatgcaggggacacgggtttgtgccctagtccgggaagatcccacatgccgcggagcggctgggcccgtgagccatggccgctgagcctgcgcatccggagcctgtactacgcaacgggagaggccacaacagtgagaggcccgcgtaccgcaaaaaaaaaaaaaaaaaaaaaatgacagagagaGAGCCCTCATAAGAGCTGCCAGTCTGCTGGATTACATACACTTGAGGTGCCTTAGAGGACCAGAGGGGTGATTATAGGGAACTTGAGGGGCATCTCTCCGAAGCCCAAGAACGGTGATTAAAGCAGGCTGGATGTGATGGGAACCGGAGCCGCGGCAATGCATCATCTCTGGTCCAGTTGCTTGACTCTGCGTGTGGGGCGCCTTTTTCAGTCTATGGGCGGGCTTGCTGGCTTTACTCGTGTCCTTTATTTTCCTGCTCatttcagttctttcttttattctggcTTCCAGTTTAGAGTTAACTCAATAATACTCCTTCATTCTAGGTACATAATCATCAGCCCGTGCAAGgtcttcttgttttatttatattttctcatttatctcCAATTCTCATTCACATTGTCCTCACCCCTGCAGGCAGCTACTCTCTAGTGTTTTCCATGTATCCTTGGATACAGGGGGATCTTTGAATATATAAATAGTATGGCACTAGATctgtttcttactttttaaaacccAGTACCATGATTTTTAAGATCTAATTGTGTTGCTGTATATACATCTGGTTTATAGCTTCTAATTGCAGAATCGTATTCTACAATACACATCACcgcattttattacattttcttttggcAAAGGGCTTCTGGGTTACCTCCATCTGCCTATGACAACAAGCAATGCtgtgatggacttccctggtggcccagtggttaagcctctgcgcttccaccgcagggggcacgggttggatccctggtcaggaaactaagttcccacatgcctcgcagtgtggaggggggaaaagaaagcaatgctgtgatgaacaGCCTAATACTCTTCCCCGTGTAAGAGCCTAAGATACAGCCCAGGAGAGGATGGCTGGTATTTGCACACTTAATTTCCTTAATTACCACCAAATTGCTCCCCAGAATGGCTATATCCATTTACACTTCCGCCAGAGGGGCTCTGAGATTTCTGCTCccctgtaacagggaagagctaaatcagactccatgttggatctgtttctttgactttcacACATAATGGCCGGACTCAGGGAACCCTGCTCCTCTGCCTGGCActtaaactaaagtgcctttgttcagctcacaaggagacaatctgaccctgcccacctgtaaatggctgaaattaacacatcccctcaccgaggctggccattccaggacacgttttgcaagactgatggccctttttactttacttcctcactgcctctccctctctat
This window contains:
- the TRIM15 gene encoding E3 ubiquitin-protein ligase TRIM15 is translated as MLSTPSHKGAACSECKGPLEDAVTATCGHTFCWHCLPPPSQMGAQPSGRVLLCPLCKEKKQTETLLVPVPLGPLGETYCEEHGEKIYFFCENDAKFLCVFCREGPSHQAHVVGLLDDAIQPYRDRLRSRLEALRMERDDIEDMKSREDRKLQVLLTQIESKKQQVEVAFERLQQELGEYQHLLLARLTELEQQIWKERDEYISKLSEEVARLGAQVKELEEKCQQPASELLQDVRVNQSRYEMKTFVSPEAISPDLVEKIRDLHRKILTLPEMMRAFSENLVHHLETDTGVVTLDPQTASQSLVLSEDRKSVKYTRRKQNLPDSRLPFEGLPVVLGSPSFSSGRHRWQVEVQLGDGGGCTVGVVGEEGMGKGKQGLSAEEGVWAVILSHQQCWASTSPGTDLPLSEIPRLVGVSLDYEAGHLALLNAETQEPIFTFTASFSGKVYPFFAVWKKGSCLTLKG